ATTCCAATGAATGATGTAACAACAATAAATCATCAGCGGAAACAGAAAATTCGGCAATGGTCTCCCCATTTTTATCAGAAAATTCCACTTCATAATCAACGTCTGAAAGAATTTCAACTATAGTTCCAACCTGGCCCGAAAGAACCCTGTGTTGTGGCATTTCTTTAAGTATCGCCACAGTATCCAAAAGTTTAAACTTCTTTTCCATTACTTTTTACTTTTTTATATAACAACTTGTTAACCTTGGAAAACTTTCTCCTTCTTTAATGATCCATGCCGTACAAACCTTAGCTTCTTTTTCAAATATAACAATTTTGATGTTTACTGAATACCTGATCCCAAAATGATCTTTTCCTCCCAAAGCAGCTTCCGAGGTGGGAAGCTTTCTTAATATTTCATTTTTTAGAATAGTAGCATGCTCTTTTGAAATATTTAAGGCTGATTTAAAAAGTCTTGCTTTATATTTTCCAATTGGATGGTCATCATTTAAACAATACTCCGAAAGCTTTTTTAAATCAATATAGGCATTTGAAAAATTTGGGAGATGCATTTAATTCTTTGAGTTTTATTTTAATCGTAATGAAACCGACATTTCGCAATCAGGACTTCATCATTCTTTACCTGATAAATCAATCTGTGTTCTTCATCTATTCTACGCGACCAAAACCCTGAATATTTGTACTTAAGTGGTTCTGGTTTTCCAATTCCCGAAAAAGGATTTCTAGAAATATCCTTGAGAAGTTCATTTATTCGTTTGAGCTTCTTTTTATCGGTTTTTTGCCAATACAAATAATCTTCCCAGGACTCCTCAACGAAAACATATTTCATTCTTCAAGAAGACTTTTGCTATAGGAATTACCTTGTTTTAACTTTTCAATCGCTGAATCCAATCTTCTCTCATTTTCCTTTGATGAAAGTTCATGTTGAGTCGAAAGCAAAGAATTATATTCAGTCAAGGACATGATTACCACTCCTTTGTCCTTTCCACGATTGATAATTAGGGTTTCAAAATTCTCAGTAACCCTATCAAAATAACTTTTTATATCTTTTCTGAAATCTGAAATCGAAGTGCTTAACATGACTTTAGTTATTATAAAATTATGTACAAAATTACGTACAAAATATTGGTTTCCAAAGCACTATTTAATCGTTTCCAAAAAGACAAGTTTCATTCAAAATATTTACTTCTGCCATAATTGCTTGTCACAAAAAATTTTTTAACCAAATTTAGATTATATTCTGCTTTTTAATTGAAAACACCATGAAACAACTATTCCTCTCCTTTCTAATCTTTCTGGTCTCTCTGACTTCTATAGCTCAAAAACAAAAGGCTGACAATCGTTTTGAAGGTCTTGACTCCGAACTAAATAAAGTCCTAGAAACCTGGAATGCAGCTGGATTTGCCGTTGCTGTGGTTGAAAAAGACAAAATCATCTACTCCAAGGGTTTTGGCTACAAGGATTATGAAAATAAAATTCCAATTACTCCAAACACACTTTTTGCCATCGGATCAAGTAGCAAGGCTTTCACTTCCGGGCTGTTGGGGATATTGAGGGAAGAAAAAAAATTGTCTTTTGATGATAGTCCAAGCAAACATATCCCCGACCTTCGCTTTTACAATAATGAGATGAACAATCTGATAACCATCAAGGATATCATGACCCATAGAACTGGGCTTCCAAGACATGACCTGAGTTGGTATTTTTTCACTACCCAATCCCGGGATTCCTTAATGCAAAGAATTCAATATCAGGAACCATTTGCCAAACCTAGGGAAAATTGGTATTACAATAATTTCATGTTTTTGACCCAAGGAGTAATCGCCGAAAGAATAACAGGCAAAACCTGGGAAGAAAATATTCAGGAAAAGTTTTTTGATCCCTTGGAGATGAAAACAAGCAATGCTGTAATCACAGGCCTGAAAAACGGCAAAGATGCATCCTTTGGCTACGA
This window of the Aquiflexum balticum DSM 16537 genome carries:
- a CDS encoding Txe/YoeB family addiction module toxin codes for the protein MKYVFVEESWEDYLYWQKTDKKKLKRINELLKDISRNPFSGIGKPEPLKYKYSGFWSRRIDEEHRLIYQVKNDEVLIAKCRFHYD
- a CDS encoding DUF6883 domain-containing protein, encoding MHLPNFSNAYIDLKKLSEYCLNDDHPIGKYKARLFKSALNISKEHATILKNEILRKLPTSEAALGGKDHFGIRYSVNIKIVIFEKEAKVCTAWIIKEGESFPRLTSCYIKK
- a CDS encoding DUF4926 domain-containing protein, which encodes MEKKFKLLDTVAILKEMPQHRVLSGQVGTIVEILSDVDYEVEFSDKNGETIAEFSVSADDLLLLHHSLEYSPK
- a CDS encoding type II toxin-antitoxin system Phd/YefM family antitoxin, translated to MLSTSISDFRKDIKSYFDRVTENFETLIINRGKDKGVVIMSLTEYNSLLSTQHELSSKENERRLDSAIEKLKQGNSYSKSLLEE